The genomic stretch TGGCGGCATCGTGTGCCGAAAGAGCCACGCGTGGCGGGCGAGCGAATCAATCTGACGTTTCGCTGGGTGACGCCGCGCGCGGCAGCCCGCTAGCTTGCGGGCTCGCCATCGGCCGCTTTGCTCCTGAGCCGAAACCTGGCGCCCGAAAGCCCGAAAGCCCGAAAGCCGGTCGCTGCCTGCCCGAAGCCATGTCGAGAACCTAAGCGCATAAAAAAGCCTCTCCAACGTCGCGCTCCATCGCCGTCCGTGCTCGAGCGAATCTCGCAGCCTCGGCCCATATCGTCTATCCGCGCACGCTACCGATTGCCGTCACCGTCCTGTTGTTTTGCGCGCTGTCCGGCGTCGGCATTCTGGGCACGATTCAGACACTGATTACCTTCGATGGCACGCTCAGTTCATGGTGGACCCGCATTGCGATCGGCGCCCTGCTGTGCGCGTTCTGCTTGCTGCAACGGCTGATCGAGCGGCATGCAAGATCGGTGCGAGGTTCCGGCGGCAGCGGCGCTGTTGTGGCGCCAGGCCGTGAGCGCGGGCGGGGCGAAGCGGCGGCGTCCGACTCACATGCGATCGGACGCGCCGGAGCAGGCGTTATAGCGCGAACGCGCGGTAGCGCGGCAGGCGGGCAACGAGCACACAAAAATACGTCATTCGTCTTATGCCATTTGCCGTGCTACACTGTAATAACATTGTGTTTACTTTATTGCCTCGACCGCTTAGGATTCCACTTCAGGTTCAGCCATGAAAACAACCATCCGCAGAATGGGTAATTCCCATGGTGTACTGATTCCGAAACCGATCTTGACCCAACTTGGGCTGGAGGACGAAGTGGATATGCAAGTTGAAGGAAACGCTCTGGTGATAAGGCGTCCGCAGAAAAAAGCGCGTGCGGGATGGGCGGA from Paraburkholderia phytofirmans OLGA172 encodes the following:
- a CDS encoding AbrB/MazE/SpoVT family DNA-binding domain-containing protein, which gives rise to MKTTIRRMGNSHGVLIPKPILTQLGLEDEVDMQVEGNALVIRRPQKKARAGWADASRSLAASKDDALVMGEFPNADDAGLEW